A stretch of the Deltaproteobacteria bacterium genome encodes the following:
- a CDS encoding LysR family transcriptional regulator encodes MDLRQLETFCKVAELGSFSRAADVVYLTQPTVSGHIASLEQTLGLKLFDRLGRRTALTNAGRSLYRYAKEILRLRDEALNAIYEFSHLIKGRITIGGSTIPGEYFLPKVMGGFHKEAPGISVSLLIADSQEIVDLLFAGEVEVGVVGMRFDGEKVECYPLFRDRVIIIAHPQHPLAHNGEVSWEELKAAPLLNRERGSGTRKAFEGYVAAAGYRLEDFNIVGEVGSSTAVKEGVKAQIGLGFISDLAVREEMEGGRIKEIKIKGQGAPERDFFLVVSKGRELSPPARRFMEFLKKWGPS; translated from the coding sequence ATGGATTTGAGACAACTGGAGACCTTCTGCAAGGTGGCTGAGTTGGGGAGTTTCTCCCGGGCAGCAGATGTGGTATACCTTACCCAACCCACTGTCAGCGGGCACATCGCCTCCCTGGAGCAGACCTTGGGCCTCAAGCTCTTCGACCGTCTGGGCAGAAGGACGGCCCTCACTAATGCAGGGCGAAGCCTTTACCGCTATGCCAAAGAGATCTTGAGGTTACGGGATGAGGCCCTCAACGCCATCTATGAATTCTCCCACCTGATAAAGGGGAGGATAACGATAGGAGGAAGCACCATCCCCGGGGAATACTTCCTCCCCAAGGTCATGGGGGGGTTTCACAAAGAGGCTCCGGGCATCTCCGTAAGCCTCCTCATTGCGGACTCTCAGGAGATCGTCGACCTTCTGTTTGCCGGAGAGGTAGAGGTGGGGGTAGTGGGGATGAGGTTCGATGGGGAAAAGGTCGAATGTTATCCCCTCTTTAGGGATCGGGTGATCATCATCGCCCACCCTCAGCACCCCTTGGCCCACAATGGAGAGGTCTCCTGGGAGGAGTTGAAGGCGGCCCCCTTGCTCAACAGGGAGAGGGGATCGGGTACGCGCAAGGCCTTTGAGGGATATGTAGCAGCGGCCGGATATAGATTGGAGGATTTCAACATCGTAGGGGAAGTGGGCAGTTCCACCGCCGTAAAGGAAGGGGTGAAGGCGCAGATAGGCCTCGGTTTTATCTCCGACCTCGCTGTTCGGGAAGAGATGGAGGGGGGAAGAATCAAAGAAATCAAGATCAAAGGGCAAGGTGCTCCAGAGAGGGATTTCTTTCTTGTTGTATCCAAAGGGAGGGAGCTCTCCCCTCCTGCGCGCCGTTTCATGGAGTTTCTCAAAAAGTGGGGGCCTTCATAA